Genomic window (Drosophila sulfurigaster albostrigata strain 15112-1811.04 chromosome 2R, ASM2355843v2, whole genome shotgun sequence):
TTAACACTCTGCTGAAGAAGGCAAGTTAAAGTTCTTAGCTGTCTATTCTCAGTAgtaatttttgtattgtacTTTTATAGTCGCCAGAGAGCAACGCCGCCGTGGATATTCTCAGCGTAGTGCTGCAATATAGCACGCGTGGCAATGTGCCGCACTTGGACAGCATATTCCAGACAATCTGTGAAGAGTGCGCCAAGTCGCATCAATCCGATAACATTTACTCATATCTGCGTGTCTTCAATGCCTTTCTGCGTCACGTCACCAGTTGGCAAAGTGAAACAGTGCAGCAAGTTGACGACATTCAAATGCAAGTGGAGGATGAGGAACATCATATTTTAAACACTTGGCTAAATGTTCTCAATAAGGTAACGATTGATGAACCCATTGATTTGAATAGTGCGCCCAAGGAAGAACCAGATGTCACTATGCCGCCCGAAGGCGACGAAAAGAATCCCTCAACAGAGCCTACGAAACCGGAGCTACCGCGTCATATTGCCATGACTAAAGAGATATTAAGTCAGGTAATTAAGTTCTTATCAAACTCGGAGCAGACGCAACAAATTCTGGCTCTGGAATGCCTGGCTACTGGAGTACCACTGCTCGCGGACTATGAGAACGAGCTCTTGCCGTTGGTGCATCTAATTTGGCAGCCACTGGTTGAGAAATTTCGTCAGAAAGATGCTCTTGTGTTAAGTCGATGTTTCAGTCTTCTGCACATACTCGGTTTGCATGCTAAGGATTTTATTTTGAAGCGTAGTCTTAGTGATGTTGTGCCACAACTGCGGGAATTCCTTAAGGCAGCCAGCGTACACAGCATCGCAGAGAAATCTCTAGCTTCAACGCAAGAATACAAATTGCAGCTGAAGCTATTGGAGCATTTACCGGCATTCATTCGAAGCTTGCAGATTGATGGAAAACATTTGCATGACCTACTCAGCATTGTGGCCTTGTATTTGTCGCAGGCACAACCTAAGGAAATGCAGCAACTTGCTGCACAAGTTTTCCACAAACTATTTGACTACAATGGACCATTTGTGTATGTGACGCTGTTGCAGCGCGCTCATCTCAAGGATTACAAGACAAATGTGAATGACATATTTGATGTCATAGGATTAAGTTTAGCCAAACAAGTCGATGTTGATcttaactaattaaataaaaaagaaatcaattttaattattacacAATTGCTCTATTCTGCATTCCATTCAAATAGTTTAATATTACAGAATTTAATGCTAAATGTCTTTTGTGAtgcattgaatttgaattgaaatggaTTATTGaggtattttttgtttctaacttgcgtaatttttattaaaatgacttgatatataaacaaatttaaggatgaaacaaaagcatttgggcaaaaaaattaaaataaaaacggaTATAGAAATGCGGGCGGGGCAGGGATAGGGGAGATTATGTTAAAACTGTGTGGACCACGCAGATTATTGccaaaagttttttgtttttagaaaATGCTATGCATAAACATAATACATTTGTTTACTGTTTACGGGTTGATTCTTTTCTCttcatttagttttagtttttgtttaatagCACAAACACTTTAAAGTGATTTACTCAGATGCTTAGCACCCAAATTAAACTTAGCATCTGACTTTTAAAGCCACATTAATTATATCATTCTTTGTATGCATAGTTTTTCTTGTATCAAATATAGCagaatttgtttgttgtaaaGTGATTGCTATGCACAGTTGCCATCAGTCCAACTTAAAACACAACAGTGTTATTTACTCGAACTCCACCTTGTAAACAGTCGAATAATAAGCAAGCTGTTGGCTAAAAGGTCCTTTGAGCATTTTAGAATTCGTGGTTTTCcagttttcttgttgttgtgttttgcgATTGTGGGTTCTCAAGCATGGGCAGGAAGGGATTTttagttgttctttttgtttttgttttttctttaggAATTTATAGTGTGCTTAGCTATTGTTATGCATAGTTGCTACGTTGCTATGACTACGCCAGCCAGTTCATCAGACTATTGGCATATGCCATAGGCTTCACATCAGGATGTGGCTGAAATAGTACGAATTTTTGTGTTAACAGATGCATTAACCTATTACCTTAGAGAAGACAACTTACCACAGCCTCAAAAGATCTGATATTTGGTGTTAAATTGTTACCAGTAATTGTTATAAATGCGCCCATGTTGCCCATAGTAtcactataaaaaataaaatgtagaatTAATAcgtaattaaaaactttagcAATAGCTATAAACTTACCAATAGTTCGGCGCCGAGAAGACTGTTATACATTGGCCATTGTGGGCCATTTCATAGCCCATATCCTTTACTTCATGGCTGCGAATGATGTAATCCAATTTGTTAAGTTTACAGAATGTTTCAGTGACATCGGGACCAAACTGTATTCCCACCCCGCGCTTCGATGGGCCACGGCCCATCCATTGCTGCGGATCGGACCATAACAGTTCACACATCAATCCCTCTTCTGGTGGCTGGCAATTGCGATCGATGCGACGAATGTTATCCAATGTAACATCGTCTGATGAAAAGAGACCACCGTGCATGACAAGAATCTTCTGGTTGATGCAATGGCACAGTGGAAGCCAATTGAATACTTGCGTAAATATATCGGCCATTGCGCTGGTGTACTTGGCCGTAACTTCGCCCGTAAAACCGTACATTTGATTCATGTTGATACTTTCGTGATTGCCTATTTCAACATACATTCGAATTAATTGCCTGGCCAACAGATTTCACATTATTTGCTTACCGCGTGACAGGAAGAAATGATTGGGATACAGCAGCTTGAAGCCAAAAAGCGTAAATATGCATTCCACGGAGAATGAGCCTCTATCGACAAAATCTCCATTGAATAGATACGGATTTTTCTCCGATGGCAGTCCGTTGATCTCAAAGATGTTCATCAAATCGTAGAACTGGCCGTGAATATCACCACAAATGGTAAATTTCTCCTCACCTGGCACCTTAATGTCCACCAGCGATGGCTGTGAACGCATATAAACATCAATGTCGCAGAGTATCTGTAAAAGAATTGAGCATATTAGTATCGTAATTACGAAATGCaactatataaattataccTTATAGGCGAATTTGCGATGCAGTCTCTTTTGTGCCTTATAGTGCTCCATAAGGTCTTTCATAAACTGTAAAGTAACCTTGCCATCCTCCAGCTGAGGACCCTTGTAGTCATCCTCAATGGCTGCAATAATAGGCTGAattaatatttcttctttCGTTATGTAACTAATGCTTACTGATGTTCTCCATATCTCTATACATCTCCGATAGCGTCTTCTCGGGCTTATCCACTGCAATAGCGCGCTCAAAGGCGCGCATTTTAACTATCTTATTGCATTCGGTAAACTTCAACTTGGCATCTTTATCATTGGGCCTGCACTTGGCCACCTACAAAAACACAGTTATTCAGTAAAAACGTGAAGTAATTTGATGAATTAAAATTCTGCTTACATATTCAAAATCGGATAATGCCAATTTGAATTTGCCCAAGGACATATGGGCCGCCGCTCGTCGGTAATAGCCTTTCAAGTAGCTGGGATCCGTCTTAACCGCAGACACTCCATCTTGCAGCGCAAGACCAAAGTTTTCCTGCCGCAAATGTGCCAAAGCTCGATTTGCATAGTAAATTGCACTGGTTGGATACAGTTCTATGGCTTTCGAATACATTTCGATGGCTTTCGTAAATTCCTTGGCTagaaaataaagcaataaatgTGTGGTGTTTATTTCACATAAGAAACTAATTCCGTGTTCCAAACAAGATAAATAACTACTTCAAAAATGAACAAAGAAAGATACAAATTATCTCACTTCCCACAGGCTTTTAAGGTTAGGTCGAAAGGTAGCGTTTTTTTGGGAGCACGGGACGCATTTTTGCTGTTCGCAAGAGCGCTGAAGGATGTTATCCCCATAAGGCCGTGACTTCGAAATTGTAGCGAGTGGTATAAGTAATGGATGTAACGACATTGGTAACTTACTTTTGAGCAAATCATTTCCCTTATTTTTGTACTGCTCGGCCGCGGCAAAACCTTGGTCTCCTGCTTCCGGCGCTGAATCACGTTTACTGGCGCTATTCTCGGCATTGGCCGCTTGTTCCTGCAGATTATCCGTGCATTTCTGCTGACTTTCCAGTTCGACGGACGAcatattatgtttttatttgacaattatctgctgctgctgcctgcttgACTATTTATTTCTCTAATATTATTTACTGTCTGCAACTTTTCTAGTGCTTGCAAACGTCGAAATGTTTTAGTGGTGTGCAACAAGCAAAGAAGAAACTGGCGCTAATTATCGAAAagtttttacaattttcaaatcCTCAGAACGCTATTTCAgcatgaaattgtttttaacttTGAATTCCTGTACTCTTGACAAAGTAATGACAATagaaaaaatagtttttataaattgtaattactaTAACTTAGCGCaaatgtttttcattcaacatttgtgcatttttcaaataaGGTGCGGGTGCTGTGTAACGCCGCATTGCCGCATATCGATACATTTTGTGCAGTGAGCGACGCAACAGCTGTTATGAGCTGGGCTTTGTATATTCCCAAGCATCGACGAAGAAAAAAGTTAGAAACGGGTTGTGTGTTGTTAGTGTAGAAACTTTGAAGCGGACAGAGAGTAGTTAAACGCCTGAGTTCATTTAACTGCGCCAAGAATCTCACTCAATTTACATTGACCGCAGCATCAGTGCAAAATTGTTGTCTTTTCAAAAGTGTTTGCGGGGGTGTgtgaaaaaaatcaaatatgtcTATGAGTAATTTATCAGTAGACGGGGAGTTCCGCTATATCATACAATGGTTTAACGAATGGAGCGAGCTGCAACGCGACGATTTCGTTTATGTATTGGTGGAATATCTCACACGAGAAGGTGAAGCTGGCactggaaatggaaatggcagCTATGTGAATGGCGTCGTCAATTCGTTGGCCACGTCTGGAGTGCAGGACAAGCCGATGAGTCTATTTCAATGCCGCgtaactatttaaaaaaaaaataaaaatttctcTCCCATTTCTAATACTGTTTCTTTAAACAGATTAAACTGTTTCGTGAATGGAATCCAAAGTGGCCAAGTGACTTCAAATGCAAACTGCAAGAGAAAATCAACGAGATTGACCCCAAAGTCGGAGAAAAAATCATCAATGAGCTGAAGACGCCGCATTCAATGCACAATGGTGATGTAGCTgtgcatttaaatgtaaatggaaCTAGCGGCAACTCAGTAGATTGTGAACTAGAGCAATCGCCAACAACAGTCTCAGATACATTGCCGGTCACAATAGATTCAGATCCAACTTCAACATCAGCAGTTGTGGAAGTAAACGCTGCTATTGACCAGACTTTGGAGACAGATAATGATAATCATTTGGCAGCCGTGTTGCGTCAAGAAACACcagtcgatgatgatgatgatgatgttaatAATGATGATCAAGCTCATGCTGACACAAATGGCACTTATGCATCTTCGTCGTCTGCTTCAGTGACAACGATTGCGGTGAATGCGTCCCCAActctacagcagcaacagtcgccgTTGATCGTCGAACCTGTAGAACAGGTCGAGAATAACGTTTCAGCCAGTGTCATTGTTACtgttgcctctgctgctgcgccgccgacagcaactgcagctgaaaTAGTCCCGGTGGCATAGATGATGGCGCCTACTTTGATGATCAACGAACGAAAAAGGCTTAACGCAACATCAGCACTCAGCATCAATTACattccatatacatatacatacatttctagAAAGTTAGGCATTCTATATTTTAAGTTCAAGTGCATTCTACTAAACCATGTTAGTAATACTTTTGTGAAGAGCGCTGTAAGaagatcaaaatatatataaatacgtgACTATTCTCTCTGACTGCAATAATCATTTGTTTAGAATACgtacatattaattatttttggctaaaaatataattaaagtcGAGTCTAATGCCGTGCGAGTGAGTATATCTCAAAacatgtttttattgctgtttctGGTGACtgcgagtgtgtatgtgatGCCGGCACTTCAACTTACGCACGAGAGAAGGCAAGGCAGTGCTACTCGGATGTTGGGCCTGTTATGATCGTGTGCTCGTTCGCTCTCCTTACATCAGCCTACACTAATTTATCGCTCTCTTGCTCGCTTGCTCTGGTTTActacgtgtgtgtgcgcttgcGTGTACTGATTGCTCTTTCATAAGCTCAACTGGCTGGCTGGcgtataatttgtttttgtgtgtccCTCTTTGTTTTGATTCGCtgctgataaaaaaaaatcatttattcaaagtaacacaacaataaaaaacaaaacagcaaaggcatggaaatggaaataagCGATACTATATCTCACAATATTGAaccaatttatttcaattttattttgcaccTCGAAGGCATCAGTTGTGCGCGCGCGTTCGCTCGGTCTAAATTTCAATGATTAGCTAAGAATCGTGTGCGACTTCGTAAGGCTGTGTTTCGTGTGCGTCTTCGTGTTCCTGCTCGCTTATttcgcgcgtgtgtgtgtgtgtgggtgtgtgtattATTGACTGCGTAAGAAAAGCTTAAAATGCAGTGGCTGCAGACAAAACTTCTGTGCACAACAGTTGTGTTCATAGCATGCTTTCAATGTGAgttcaactacaacaaaactaaaaaccaATGACTTAAACAACGAACTTGACACGCGAGACACCCGAGCACAAGTGATTGGCAATTGTGTCTTTGTATTGTATaacgaaattcaattttgtagcTAAAGAACAATCATTTGACAGTGGGTCAAGGTCAATGACTAGAAATTCCCCAAAGCAAATGTGCTAACATCATGCTCCGCAGCCGGAGCAAAGCGAAGGGCAATAAACTacgcacacaaatacaaacgcAATCAACGAAAACGATGGCAAAAGTGACTCAGTAATTGCTGCTGTGCCAGactttttagttgttgttattgttgttgtttaggtTCGTGTCTTGACGCTTTAGGCACCGCACTTCTGGTTTGCAGATATTGACCTTGACTATTGGTTTCGcttctcgctgttgttgtttcttaacgttttcaatttttcttgCCGAGTCACTTCACCTCAAGCAATTCCCAAATTTTCGCAGCTGTTTGCGTCACCGGCATTTGTCACTGCATCCGTATCAAGGACTGTCTGCCCTTCTCCCGCATGCTCTTGCAGCACAAGATCGAGGATCGTGCCGCCATCTTTGCGATGGTTCAAGCAGCTGCCTGTGGCTTTGAAGGACTCGATCCGCTCGTCTGTTGTCCCCATCATGAGACGCTGTTGCATGGCAATCGCATAATACGTGTGGCGCCACCCCCAGATCGCTGGGTTTGGGATGTGGCCACAAGATCGCGGTCCAACAGCGTCTTCGATAGACATGCGGCTCATCAGATGGAAAAACAGCTGCATGATTATCACGATTTCGCCGCACAACGCAATTGCCCTCAGCCTATTGAGGAG
Coding sequences:
- the LOC133837985 gene encoding serine/threonine-protein phosphatase 5 gives rise to the protein MSSVELESQQKCTDNLQEQAANAENSASKRDSAPEAGDQGFAAAEQYKNKGNDLLKTKEFTKAIEMYSKAIELYPTSAIYYANRALAHLRQENFGLALQDGVSAVKTDPSYLKGYYRRAAAHMSLGKFKLALSDFEYVAKCRPNDKDAKLKFTECNKIVKMRAFERAIAVDKPEKTLSEMYRDMENITIEDDYKGPQLEDGKVTLQFMKDLMEHYKAQKRLHRKFAYKILCDIDVYMRSQPSLVDIKVPGEEKFTICGDIHGQFYDLMNIFEINGLPSEKNPYLFNGDFVDRGSFSVECIFTLFGFKLLYPNHFFLSRGNHESINMNQMYGFTGEVTAKYTSAMADIFTQVFNWLPLCHCINQKILVMHGGLFSSDDVTLDNIRRIDRNCQPPEEGLMCELLWSDPQQWMGRGPSKRGVGIQFGPDVTETFCKLNKLDYIIRSHEVKDMGYEMAHNGQCITVFSAPNYCDTMGNMGAFITITGNNLTPNIRSFEAVPHPDVKPMAYANSLMNWLA
- the LOC133837989 gene encoding uncharacterized protein LOC133837989 — translated: MSMSNLSVDGEFRYIIQWFNEWSELQRDDFVYVLVEYLTREGEAGTGNGNGSYVNGVVNSLATSGVQDKPMSLFQCRIKLFREWNPKWPSDFKCKLQEKINEIDPKVGEKIINELKTPHSMHNGDVAVHLNVNGTSGNSVDCELEQSPTTVSDTLPVTIDSDPTSTSAVVEVNAAIDQTLETDNDNHLAAVLRQETPVDDDDDDVNNDDQAHADTNGTYASSSSASVTTIAVNASPTLQQQQSPLIVEPVEQVENNVSASVIVTVASAAAPPTATAAEIVPVA